The Azotosporobacter soli DNA segment AGTGACGTTTCGCTCCCATCGGCTTGCGCCGATGTTCCAGACAGCCTGGCGGTTTTTCCATTTACCGCGTTAGCGATTAGGGGGGATGATCAATGAAAACAGCTGCCGTTTCCCGCACAACGGACGGCGTTGTTCAGGCAATCCAGGGAACGATCATCGACATTTCTTTTTCCGGCCAATTACCGCCGGTTCATACGATATTGCGCACCGGCAATAACGCTTCCGTTTATATTGAAGTCCTTCTGCATCTCGAACCGCATCTGCTGCGCGGCATCGCGCTCACGCCGACGCGCGGCCTCAGCCGCGGCATGAAAGTTTCAAATACGGACTCTCCGCTACTGGCGCCAGTCGGAAAAAATATTTTATCCCGGATGTTCAACATTTTCGGCCAAGCCATCGACGGACTTGGCCCAATCAACGACGTAAGCTGGCGTTCAATTCATCAGCCTGCGCCATCGCTCTTACGACGCTCCGCCAAGTCGGAAATATTTGAAACCGGCATCAAGGTCATCGACGTCCTCGCACCGCTCGAGCGCGGCGGCAAGGCGGGGCTGTTCGGCGGCGCCGGGGTCGGCAAGACGGTTCTGCTGACGGAGATGATTCACAACATGCGCGGCAAGCACCACGGCGTCAGCATTTTTTGCGGCATCGGCGAACGCTGCCGCGAAGGCGAGGAACTCTACCGCGATATGCGCGATGCCGGCGTACTGCCGAACACCGTACTCGTCTTCGGCCAAATGGATGAACCGCCGGGTTGCCGCTTTCGGGTCGGCAATGCCGCACTGACGATGGCGGAATATTTTCGCGATGATGAACGGCGCGACGTCCTGCTCTTGATCGACAATATTTTCCGCTTCATCCAGGCCGGCTCCGAAGTTTCCGGCCTGCTCGGCCAAATCCCGTCCCGTCTCGGCTACCAGCCGACGCTGAGCACCGAACTGTACCGTTTCCAGGAACGGATCGCTTCCACCGATGCGGGCGCGATCACCTCACTGCAGGCGGTCTATGTTCCCGCCGACGACTTCACCGATCCGGCCGTGGTTCACACGTTTTCCCATCTTTCCGCCTCGATTGTCTTGTCGCGCAAGAAGGCCAGCGAAGGACTCTTCCCCGCGATCGATCCGCTCGAATCCTATTCCAAAATGCTGTCCGCCGA contains these protein-coding regions:
- the atpD gene encoding F0F1 ATP synthase subunit beta; translated protein: MKTAAVSRTTDGVVQAIQGTIIDISFSGQLPPVHTILRTGNNASVYIEVLLHLEPHLLRGIALTPTRGLSRGMKVSNTDSPLLAPVGKNILSRMFNIFGQAIDGLGPINDVSWRSIHQPAPSLLRRSAKSEIFETGIKVIDVLAPLERGGKAGLFGGAGVGKTVLLTEMIHNMRGKHHGVSIFCGIGERCREGEELYRDMRDAGVLPNTVLVFGQMDEPPGCRFRVGNAALTMAEYFRDDERRDVLLLIDNIFRFIQAGSEVSGLLGQIPSRLGYQPTLSTELYRFQERIASTDAGAITSLQAVYVPADDFTDPAVVHTFSHLSASIVLSRKKASEGLFPAIDPLESYSKMLSADIVGKRHYLLAQEIRKTLAEYEELKDIIAMLGIEEISKENQRTVRRARKLERFLTQPFVTTEQFSGIPGKLVSTQEALDGCEKILQDAFDDLPESAFYMVGSIGEVEAKRKEQADGKRSDAP